Proteins from a genomic interval of Geobacter sp.:
- a CDS encoding chemotaxis protein CheW, giving the protein MGVAGITETVQYLTFKLADETFAVEVAKVREILDFST; this is encoded by the coding sequence ATGGGAGTTGCGGGAATAACGGAGACGGTACAGTATCTGACCTTCAAGCTGGCTGACGAAACCTTTGCGGTTGAAGTTGCCAAGGTTCGCGAGATCCTGGATTTCAGTAC